Proteins encoded by one window of Pseudomonas coleopterorum:
- a CDS encoding LysE family translocator, translated as MDLTTLLLFIPACFALNMAPGPNNLLSINNAAHHGYKAACLAGFGRLVAFSGMIALAAMGLAAVLFASEWLFLVIKTVGALYLLWLAWSLWTGEPADMADDATAGRPSLWLMLRREFLIAAGNPKAILIFTAFLPQFVDPQQPVGAQFAVLGTLFLVLEWIAVGLYAYLGVNLKRWLNTVQAKRRLNRACGGLLGLAGVGLLFARRGHA; from the coding sequence ATGGACCTCACCACCCTCCTGCTCTTCATCCCCGCCTGCTTCGCCTTGAACATGGCCCCAGGCCCCAACAACCTGTTGTCCATCAACAATGCCGCCCACCACGGCTACAAGGCCGCCTGCCTGGCAGGCTTCGGACGTCTGGTGGCCTTCAGTGGGATGATCGCGCTGGCAGCCATGGGCCTGGCCGCGGTCTTGTTCGCTTCCGAGTGGTTGTTCCTGGTCATCAAGACGGTGGGGGCGCTGTACCTGCTCTGGCTGGCGTGGAGCCTGTGGACCGGCGAGCCCGCCGACATGGCAGATGACGCCACGGCCGGCCGTCCGAGCTTGTGGTTGATGCTGCGCCGCGAGTTCCTGATCGCGGCGGGCAACCCCAAGGCGATCCTCATCTTTACCGCGTTCCTGCCGCAGTTCGTCGACCCGCAGCAACCGGTGGGTGCCCAGTTCGCCGTACTCGGTACACTGTTTCTGGTACTGGAGTGGATTGCGGTGGGTCTGTATGCGTACCTGGGCGTGAACCTCAAGCGCTGGCTGAACACAGTGCAGGCCAAACGTCGCCTCAATCGCGCCTGTGGTGGCTTGCTGGGGCTGGCAGGCGTCGGCCTGCTGTTCGCCCGCCGCGGGCATGCCTGA
- a CDS encoding ShlB/FhaC/HecB family hemolysin secretion/activation protein: protein MWSRAGRRASPYFAVLLCCATKVFAAPTTPGEQDFIRDRQDRLLQEQRQRLDDLKNLPGEQLSAPAPPAVEDARCFTIQRIDIQGADALGPAQKAELVQPYLGQCLGVAQLNELLGVVTDRYLQLGLVTSRAYLPQQDLSTGILTLQVVEGRLEGIRPADDSGLSPREVNMAFPGHVGELLDLREVEQLVDQLNRLPSNGAQMELAPGEAVGGSTVLVRNAAQKPWRASLSRNNDGQRSTGQQQWGAGLDWDSPLGLADQLVLRGSHDAVSDHHRSSKSTTAYYSVPWGWWNFNYSYSQSEYGSQAYGNGFAFKQNGDSQNHQFRAERVIHRDSVSKTSINGGLAYLRSNNYLNGNRLEVSSNRISEAQFGINHGRRIGNAFVNLDLGMQQGIGAFDAQSRKVEQHGDPNDRYRKYTATVSYLQGFNLWGETFSFTSLATGQRSEDVLFSPQRMSLSGQSSMRGIKDQNLSGDSGGYWRNDLRWTRPVNLAWLRPVLYEYGIGLGYDQGVIRGDRYNGDQHGRVSSNSVELFARGQHFATSVTFAHSLERPDSMSDRETPIYFRLDLFL from the coding sequence ATGTGGTCAAGGGCAGGACGCCGTGCAAGTCCGTATTTCGCGGTATTGCTTTGTTGTGCAACTAAGGTCTTCGCGGCGCCCACCACACCGGGCGAGCAGGACTTCATTCGCGACCGTCAGGATCGCCTGCTGCAAGAGCAGCGGCAGCGCTTGGATGACCTCAAGAACCTGCCTGGTGAACAACTCAGCGCTCCTGCGCCTCCAGCCGTGGAGGACGCTCGCTGCTTCACCATCCAGCGTATCGACATTCAGGGCGCCGATGCACTGGGTCCTGCCCAAAAGGCCGAACTCGTGCAGCCATACCTGGGTCAATGCCTGGGTGTTGCACAACTCAACGAGTTGCTCGGGGTCGTCACCGACCGCTATCTGCAACTGGGCCTGGTCACCAGTCGTGCCTACCTGCCGCAACAGGACCTGTCGACCGGCATCCTCACGCTTCAAGTGGTTGAAGGCCGCCTGGAAGGCATTCGACCTGCCGATGACAGCGGGTTATCGCCACGGGAAGTGAACATGGCTTTTCCGGGCCATGTAGGCGAGCTGCTCGATTTGCGCGAAGTCGAGCAGCTGGTCGACCAGCTCAATCGCCTGCCGTCCAACGGTGCACAAATGGAGCTGGCGCCCGGCGAGGCGGTGGGGGGCAGTACCGTGCTGGTCAGGAATGCTGCACAAAAGCCTTGGCGTGCTTCGCTGTCGCGCAACAACGATGGCCAGCGCAGCACCGGTCAGCAGCAGTGGGGGGCGGGTCTTGATTGGGACAGCCCCTTGGGGCTCGCCGACCAGTTGGTACTGCGCGGCAGCCACGATGCGGTCAGCGACCACCATCGCAGCTCCAAAAGCACCACGGCGTACTACAGCGTGCCGTGGGGCTGGTGGAACTTCAATTATTCCTACAGCCAGAGCGAATACGGCTCGCAGGCTTATGGCAACGGCTTTGCCTTCAAGCAAAACGGTGACAGCCAGAATCATCAGTTTCGCGCAGAGCGCGTGATACATCGCGACTCAGTCAGCAAAACATCAATCAACGGCGGCCTGGCCTATCTGCGCAGCAACAACTACTTGAACGGCAACCGCCTGGAAGTCAGCAGCAACCGCATCAGCGAGGCCCAGTTCGGCATCAACCACGGCCGCCGTATCGGCAATGCGTTCGTCAACCTCGATCTGGGCATGCAGCAAGGCATCGGCGCTTTCGATGCACAAAGTCGCAAGGTCGAACAGCACGGCGACCCCAACGACCGCTATCGCAAATACACCGCCACCGTGAGCTACCTGCAGGGCTTCAACCTGTGGGGCGAAACGTTCAGCTTCACCAGCCTGGCCACCGGGCAGCGCAGTGAAGATGTGTTGTTCAGCCCCCAACGCATGAGCTTGAGCGGACAGTCGTCGATGCGCGGCATCAAGGACCAGAACCTGTCCGGTGACAGCGGCGGCTATTGGCGCAATGACCTGCGCTGGACGCGTCCGGTCAACCTCGCCTGGTTGCGACCGGTCCTTTATGAATACGGCATCGGACTGGGCTACGACCAGGGCGTGATCCGGGGCGATCGCTACAACGGCGACCAGCATGGTCGCGTGTCCAGCAACTCGGTCGAGTTGTTCGCCCGCGGCCAGCATTTCGCGACGTCGGTGACGTTCGCCCATTCGCTGGAACGCCCCGACTCGATGAGCGATCGCGAAACCCCGATCTACTTTCGCCTAGACCTCTTTCTCTGA